The Arachis hypogaea cultivar Tifrunner chromosome 14, arahy.Tifrunner.gnm2.J5K5, whole genome shotgun sequence DNA window TATTTGACTGATAACTGCAATGTAATTTTCTTTGTACTGTTAGCATTGAGCAATACTTGCTGCATCTTTTAGCTGTTTTTTTCTCTTACCTGTTCTCTCTGTCTCTAATTCATATTTGATTCTTTTCCACCCTCAGTGCCTCTTCTTCTGGTTGGATATGGATTTGGTGCTTCCTTCGTTGCACTGTTTGCTCAGTTGGGTGGTGGAATATATACAAAAGCAGCTGATGTTGGAGCAGACCTTGTTGGAAAAGTAGAACAGGGAATACCTGAAGATGACCCTAGGAATCCTGCTGTTATTGCTGATCTGGTATTTgttgtttaattttgtttgccTCAGTTTGAAGATTCTGCATATTatattgattttctttttttaattaaagaaagaaacatttaaaaaaatctcTGTTTTTAGTCACTGCCTGTTTATGTTTGTGgaaatgattttgaaataagGTTGTATATGTAGCCAGTAACGAATGTCTTTCTTTTTCCCCCTCCAGTTTGACGACCTTAATGTTTTACTTGGTGAATTTTCAAACGTGGAAACCTATGATAGAATATATTTAATTCACTGTTGGTGACTGTATAACTTAAGCAATGGATGGTGTTTCTGATTACAAGTTCCTTAAACAGATTTATGGGATTCTCTAAGACATTTGACGGTCACTTTTGGGTTTTctgaattattttatatatagagGCAAAAGTACGGTATATAAAACGTTAGTTATATGCTCGTAGTAATGATTGAGAACTGCCTTTATTTTCAGTTTCTTAAACTTTAAGAACTTAATATTCTGCTTCAGGCCAACTTATAAATACACATGAAAATCTTAAGTAAACACTATTGATTGattgatatatatatacataagctgattattatattatttatttatttgtcaaaTAAATTGTACTTGCAAAACTATAAAACCTAAACCAAATGAAGAGAACTGCTTCATGTTTATAATCTGCACTTTTGTTTATGCTTTTTGGCTAGgtttttttacttgcatttttttATGCCATAATTGTTTTGTTTCGGTTTTAAGGTTGGAGATAATGTAGGAGACTGTGCTGCTAGGGGTGCTGATCTTTTTGAAAGTATTGCAGCTGAAATAATCAGTGCTATGATACTTGGAGGAACAATGGCTCAACGTTGTAAAATTGAAGGCAAGTACCCACTACATAGTTGCCCCAATGTGTCTATGTATTGCTTACTGATTTTGGTTACCCATTGATTTATGTATGCTTTTCTAATTTGATGTTTTCTCTTTTGACTCAGATCCATCTGGCTTCATCTTGTTTCCTCTTGTTGTTCACTCATTTGATCTGGTAGTTTCGTCAGTTGGAATATTTTCAATTAGGGGTACACGTGAATCTGGAGTAATGGCTCCAATTGAGGATCCAATGACAATTCTTCAGAAAGGATATTCTGTTACAATAGTTTTAGCTGTTGTGGCGTTTGCTCTGGTAATTGTTAATCTTCGTTTGTGATATTTGAATTTGGCTTTTCTAATTTCTCCAGTTGATATAATTTATTGCTATATTTCTGTTTAGGATTGGGGCAGTGAAATATCTTGAATCTTTCCAAATTCTTGTTACAGTATCTATTctgattattatttgaattgaattgatctGCAGTCTACACGGTGGTTGCTTTATACTGAGCAAGCACCTTCAGCATGGTTCAATTTTGCTTTGTGTGGGCTCGTTGGTATTATTACTGCTTATGTTTTTGTCTGGATCACTAAGTATTATACTGACTACAAGCATGAACCTGTGCGCACATTAGCCCTTTCTAGCTCCACTGGTCATGGGACTAATATAATTGCTGGAGTCAGTTTGGGTCTTGAGTCAACCGCTCTTCCTGTCCTTGTCATCAGTGTAGCAATTATCTCAGCTTACTGGCTGGGCCAAACCTGTGGACTAGTAGATGAGACAGGAAACCCAATTGGTGGGCTGTTTGGCACAGCTGTAGCAACTATGGGAATGCTTAGCACTGCAGCTTATATTCTGACGATGGATATGTTTGGCCCAATAGCTGATAACGCTGGAGGCATTGTAGAGATGAGTCAGCAGGTAGTTCTTGCCAAAATAATTTTGTCCAGTGTTATTTCTGATATTTCTCATGTAAAGTATATTGACAATTGATCTCTTTTTAGCCTGAAAGTGTCCGAGAGATCACTGATGTCCTCGACGCTGTAGGAAACACAACAAAAGCCACCACCAAAGGATTTGCCATTGGTTCTGCTGCTCTtgcatctttccttttgtttagTGCTTATATGGATGAGGTTGCCGCATTTGCTCATCAACCTTTTAAACAGGTCTGCAGAACTAGTTCCAACTTAATTACTTAACTATCCTTGAGCATGTTTTACTCATTCTGTATTAGATGTCCTTTGGTTTTAGTCTttacattttcaaaattttaatccaGCCCTTGTAAGTTATAAAGTCTATTTCTTCCTAGTGTAGTCATTCTCTTAAGCTTTTCCCAATCCTACCTTGAACGTTAATGGAAGTTTTTGGATTCAAGAAGATTTCACCTTAGTTTtcattgcttctttttttttttttttgtttattctgaAGCTACTTACAATTCAATGATCTAAATCGATTTCATTATTTCTTTGAAAGCTACTTACAATTGAATTGCAGGTTGATATTGCAGTTCCAGAAGTTTTCGTTGGTGGGTTGTTAGGTTCCATGCTTATATTTGTCTTTAGTGCTTGGGCATGTTCTGCTGTTGGCCGAACTGCGCAAGAGGTTGTTAATGAAGTAAGAAGGCAGTTCATTGAGAGGCCTGGTATAATGGTGAGTTTTGGTTGCTGAAGTTATGTCGTGAGGattattttaagttttgaattactccttttatttatttgtttgtatatattttgtacAGGACTACAAGGAGAAACCAGACTATGGTCGCTGTGTTGCTATTGTAGCTTCGGCATCATTAAGAGAGATGATAAAACCTGGTGCTTTGGCAATCATTTCACCTATTGTAGTTGGTGAGTTAATTCCTGTGTTTAATTGctcattttttatattattattgctGAGATTGTGTGATTTAGGTAGGCAAGGagaaataaggaaagagaaaagttATGAATAATATGTGATATTGATATGATTACATTATTCATAGCCTTTCTCTTCCCTCATTTCCTCCAATTTATGAATCATACAATCTCAATATACCAAAATGGTATCATTTTCCATGATCTGTGTTATCCCTCCTTTAGCTGTCAAGTTCCTGAAATTTGAACTTgtattcttcacattcatagtctTTCTCCCTCCGTATCTAAGATCCACAATCTAAACAACTGTGAAAAGGGATTAATGCTTTATATTTAAGGACACTAGAAAGTGGATAGTCTTTATTGAAATAATAGTATTTTTGAAGTTTGGAAGTTTCAAAACCTTCCATGAAACCTTATCATCACTTGTAAGCAAAACCCTCACATTGCTGTTATGAATACTTTTAGGCCATGGTTTGCTAAATTTTTCTCTTACTTGCAGGTTTCCTGTTTCGAATTTTGGGTTACTACACAGGGCATCCCTTACTTGGGGCTAAAGTTGTGGCATCTTTGCTGATGTTTGCAACTGTAGCTGGCATTCTTATGGCACTTTTCCTGAACACAGCCGGTGGTGCCTGGGATAATGCAAAGAAGTATATAGAGACTGGCGCTCTTGGAGGCAAGGGAAGTGATGCTCACAAAGCAGCTGTAACAGGAGACACGTAAggagttactttttattttaatgctattttttcttgcAATAATGAATGTCATAAGCATGCCAATGGTTATTTTATAGAGCTTTTCagctttttttctattttacatctaTCAATGTTTCTATTGCTTGTAATCTTGGACTGGTGGGACAGAGTTGGAGACCCTTTCAAGGACACAGCTGGTCCCTCGCTTCATGTTCTCATAAAGATGCTGGCAACGATTACGCTTGTAATGGCTCCGGTGTTCCTGTGATGTGAGAGTTGATATCTCTGCTGCGGccaatttgattttgataattttgGAAGCATAGGGAAGGGATGGGATAGGTTATATGCTTATATCTATCAATATATGATGTGCATCGAATCGAAGAGCCTGCCTGATTTTACATCGTCATGTATACGGAATTGTCCTGCCCCTCATCGCTTGTGGGAATAAATATGTTAATTGACTGAACGTGGAGTGAAGTAGACAAATAGTAATGACTAATGAGAAATGAGGACTATAATTTTGGGTTTTGATTGAATGATGGCATCATGTATGTTGAATTGTTaatgacattttttttttaaatattatatatatctttattttttattcttggtATAAAAAAATCGATAATAAAAcagaaaagataaaaaagtttctgttatattataaaaatatacaaaataaatatatataaaaattaatataaatataatttttttcctgTTACACAAGAATACATGATCCTGAACTTACAATATGGAGATGTTTTGCCACATTCAATTGTTTTAGCGC harbors:
- the LOC112740786 gene encoding pyrophosphate-energized membrane proton pump 2; amino-acid sequence: MMIDDDMEAGSLGPYHDRPRTFPNMRTKPYTPLIFRILLGINVRVLFILLLLGFGAIFYMGASTSPIIVFVISICILSFLVSIYLTKWVLAKDEGPPEMVQIADAIRDGAEGFFRTQYGSISKMAMLLALVILCIYLFRNTTPQQESSGVGRSTSAYITVAAFLLGALCSGIAGYVGMWVSVRANVRVSSAARRSAREALQVATRAGGLSAIIVVGMAVIGIAVLYATFYVWLGVDSPGSMKVTDLPLLLVGYGFGASFVALFAQLGGGIYTKAADVGADLVGKVEQGIPEDDPRNPAVIADLVGDNVGDCAARGADLFESIAAEIISAMILGGTMAQRCKIEDPSGFILFPLVVHSFDLVVSSVGIFSIRGTRESGVMAPIEDPMTILQKGYSVTIVLAVVAFALSTRWLLYTEQAPSAWFNFALCGLVGIITAYVFVWITKYYTDYKHEPVRTLALSSSTGHGTNIIAGVSLGLESTALPVLVISVAIISAYWLGQTCGLVDETGNPIGGLFGTAVATMGMLSTAAYILTMDMFGPIADNAGGIVEMSQQPESVREITDVLDAVGNTTKATTKGFAIGSAALASFLLFSAYMDEVAAFAHQPFKQVDIAVPEVFVGGLLGSMLIFVFSAWACSAVGRTAQEVVNEVRRQFIERPGIMDYKEKPDYGRCVAIVASASLREMIKPGALAIISPIVVGFLFRILGYYTGHPLLGAKVVASLLMFATVAGILMALFLNTAGGAWDNAKKYIETGALGGKGSDAHKAAVTGDTVGDPFKDTAGPSLHVLIKMLATITLVMAPVFL